In Puntigrus tetrazona isolate hp1 chromosome 23, ASM1883169v1, whole genome shotgun sequence, the DNA window TGGGTCAGATTTCTTGCGATTTAAAAAGAGAgcaccgtttaaaaaaaaaaaaaaaccaaaacgttCTGCAGTTCGGCCGTATTTTACGGGGGTTGCGTTAACGGTTCACTCAGATAATTCAAAAGCACTAAAGATAACAGACCTTAGGCAAAACACATGCTTATATCATCTCACCAAATGCTCATGCGAACCCTTCTCCGCTTTAACAATGAGGTTCGTTGTGCGTACATTTTGTGACCTCTGCATAATAGCTAACGTGCAGCTATTCATCGCATCTGAAGCGTTGCCAAAGTTCTCACGCTTTCgcaatgcaaacatttttatccCCACCAATCCCGCGCCACAGAAACGCACGGTGTGTAGCGCAGTGCACGAGGTAGCTTCTTCATTTAGCGGGTTAATAAGACCTCGGATTCGTCTATATTTAGTTGAGCCAGTGGAAACCATGCTAAAAACCCCCCGTGGCTGTCCCATCGCTCTTCTCTCAGCACAACGCGATTGGCACTTTTTTATAGCACCATGGCCTGAATAACGAGATGAATTTAGAAAACGAAGGCTGCAGGGTGGATGTTACACGTTCTGCACATGCTCGTGTTTTGTAGCCGACAAGCGCAACTAgacaaagtttgttttttgctttaatgtgttaataatgCCCTTTATCGGTGTTGTCGCGCTGGATCTCTCCCGCTTAAACAAAGCGTGCAGGTGCGCTGGATAACGTGGTCTTCAATCATGCAAATCGAATCAATAAGGAAACAGCTGCACGTAAACGGCATCAAAGTCCTTCCTGCGCAATTAAGCATCTCTAAGCTGACCCGGGGGTTACGTGCTGGAGTTTTATATCTTCATTAGAGCTGGTTGTGGGCAGGAGTACTTGCACGAAAGCCATCGCTGTTATTATTACACAGGCTTATTGTAAGGCCCTAACCCTAAATATAAGTATCCTATGCTGTGCAGcttgtgaaagaaagaaaggacaTATTTTGTGTGACATATTACAGAAATGCGTGATGATACTTGTCTAAGTCATCGGGACCatgaaatgctaaaatgcataataaaatacattagacTTACATTTATGAAGCGAGCTGAAACGCACCTAGAGACTCGAGGCTGAGCTCTTTTGACTTTTGCAGTCACACTTTAAGAAAGGCCCCCTTAAAAATGAATTTCACCCATGTTCGTATTTAGTTTTTCACCAAACGGCTGTGACTTCTTGGAACGCCTTAGCAACCGTAAATCAACGCATGCGCTTGTGTTTTAAGTATACGAGAGCATCCGCGAGCGCGTGTCACATCTGCCTGGCAAATGCGTCAAGAATGACGCGTGAACGCAGAGTCGGAAAACAAGCCCAAGGACAAGCTGCGCTTACACAAAAGACTCTCTGAAGGAGTAGGAGGAAAGAGCAGCGTAACAGTTTGAAGAACTCAATTACAAGAGCACTAATGAAGTCTCCCCAGACCTGCAGCCACTCACTAGACATGGACAGCATCTCCACCGTCTCACCCCCAACGAGGGTGGAGGAACAGGTTGCAAACCCCTAAACGCTTCTTTTGTCTTCAGTTCACAACTGAAGATATTtaggatgaaaaccgggaggtttgtgactgtcccattgaccgTCAGGTAATAAACACTGTCCAGGTCCAGGAAAGTATGACAGACGTCttcaaaatagtccatctgtcTTCAGTGCTTCAAccgtaatattatgaagctacgagaacactttttgtacacacagaaaacaaaaattatgacTTGAAGGAATTGAAGGGATCAAACAATCTGTTATACAAAGCTTTCCGCCGAGCTTCACGTCATTACTTCTTACTTTTAGCAAAGCAGACGAGAAACCGTGAGGTTTCGTAGAGGTCTTTggtctttaaatgtaaatatcaataTAGTTTTGTTGGAGAAAAGAAAACTCCTGCCAAGCGGCCAGACTTCAGAAGAGCTGCTTTTCTTCTGAACGTCCAGGGCAACGGGATGTACTGCTGAAtcattttgtgtgttaaaaGGAGCAATCCCTGGGAGCTCGGAGAAGTGTGAGGATTCTGGGAAGCAGTCCAGCGAACGAGAGTAAGACGcagaatcaaacaaacaaagacttTCTCTGCCTCCCTCATACTGGCACCCATGGGAGACTCACTCACAACTGAttagagatggatggatggatggatgattgatagatggatggatggatagatagatattccACCCAAGAACGATGAGTTGGTTACTCATTCTCACATCCTCAAATTATATTTTCCTTCAGTTATGGAACAGATGTTTTATGattgtcttttgtgttctgtATAAGAAAGAGATGTATGGTTTTGGACCAGCATGAGGATGAGTTCATCATGAcagaattgttttaattgttattatttaggCGGAGTGTCCCTTTGAGCTGTGCAGCCTCTAGATGTTACAAAATACTTGACGGCCACAATGCTTGAGGATTTAGAGTcacactaaatataaatatgtgaaaactagtgatgtttttgttcacatatgtGTACTTATTACAATATAGttattaagtataaatataaatacacatgtgtgtatatgaaacacatgctatgtttatatatatatgtaatataatatatatgcatatatatatatatatatatatatatatatatatatatatatatatatatatatatatatatatatatatgtatgtatatatatatatatgtatatatatatatatatatatatatatgtatatatatatatatatgtatatatatatatatatatatatatatatatatatatatatatatatatatatatatatatatatatatatatatatatatatatatatatatatatatatatatatatatatatatatatatatatatatatatatatatatatatatatatgtgtgtgtgtgtgtgtgtgtatatatatatgtaggtaTATATATGTaggtattttgaaaatatgtgctgtttgtgtgtgtttatatatacataataaatgaacagtacatattatgtaaataaaaacttttattttggttgtgattaatcatttgacagcactattaaaaactcattaaaaacTTTCACAATTGCTTGAAAAaatcatatatgtgtgtgtttgtgagtgtgtgtttgtgtgtgtgtgtgtctgtgtgtgtgtgcgtgtgtgtgtgtgtgtgtgtgtgtgtgtgtttgtgtgtgtgtttgtgtgtgtgtgtgtgtttgtgtgtgtgcgtgtgtgtgtgtgcatatgtctttttttttttaagacatcaTGCAGTCTCAAATGGGGGTCTCTGAGCTAGACGAGATACACTGGGCATAAATGTAAAGATTATAGGATGATTCTCCTGGTTTCAGAACTATGGACAGCGCCGATgtgttttcctgtgtttttgACCCAGGTCACATTTAAAAGGAGAAAAACCAGCATCACAACCTCTAGCCTTGCAGCCTCACAACCGATAACGTCACAGCAGCAGAAAACACAATCTATCTCTACATCTGTTGCTAACACCCGTCACAACTCCGAACAAACACGAACTCCACCGCTCCCCAAATGAACTAACGCAGCGGCGCGGGTCTGCAGCATCGAGAGGGTCTGAATAAAGATGAAGTCCCTGCCGCGCTCCAAATGTCAATCAAAATGACGTCGGTGCGCGTCCTTTCATCTTTGAGAAGGGGGGGCTCGCGCTCTCATTAACATTCTGAATGGAAGCCCGCGCCTTCGCCGCATGCGCGTGCATTCCACGCGCGTCAGAGACAACCCGCGCGGCGCGTGCAGCCGTTTACTGATAACATTTCTACAAGAGGCGCGAATTAtctaaaaactgtaaaaataataataataaggggGTCAAAACAAACCACTGAGGGAACATCATCGTTTAACGGTGATATTTAAACGCGAACCACtggctttatttcatttttagacACCAAATCATAACAAAAAcgtgtttgtttctttcagaATGGTAAGAGGACGCCAAAAGACAACTGTTGCGCAAGACGAAGTTCTGCTTTAAAAAGCTGACCTCGTTAAAAGTCACCAAAAAGCTAATTCCTACAGGTTGCGCGGTTTATTTCTCAGACACGAATCTCTCTGagtgatgaaatattaattcatacgCTCCCTCGTGCGCGTAATGAAATGAACGCAACAAATGTCAGCGAGGGTTTTGCCGCCGATGCGCGTTATCCCACAGCCCTCCCCTAATCGGTGGGCATCGGTGACGCGCGTCTGGGGTTCATGTTTATGTCTGTCAGGTTTCCGATTGGGCGCCGTGTGGATGTGCGATGAGCATCCGCGCGCCGTGGGCGGGAACAGTCATGTTTATAAACCACAGTACGCTTGCCGTGGGCGGGAGGACCGGATCGGGAGCGAGAGGACGCGCGGCGCGGAGCTCGTGGAGGAGGCGCGGCTTCCACTGCCCCTCCGCCGAAGCAGCTGTATGGACGACCACCTCAGCCTCCTCCACTCGCCTCCGCCTTCCTCGAGCAAGCGCCGGGGCAACAACCTCGTGAACCACGGCTACACGGAAGACATCATGACAATTGTTGCGTGCGACAACATGCTGGAGGAGTCGGCGGCGCTGCCCGGGCACCACTCTCTGGAGCGCTACGAGCCGGACCACGAGTGCTGCGAGAGAGTTGTCATCAACATCTCGGGCTTGCGCTTCGAGACGCAGCTCAAAACCCTGTCCCAGTTCCCCGAGACTTTGCTTGGCGACCCCAAGAAGAGAATGCGCTACTTCGACCCCTTGAGAAACGAGTATTTCTTCGACCGGAATCGGCCGAGCTTCGATGCCATCTTGTATTATTACCAATCCGGAGGGCGCATACGGAGACCCGTCAACGTTCCCATAGACATTTTCTCCGAGGAGATACGCTTTTACGAGCTCGGGGAGGAGGCCATGGAGAAATTTCGAGAGGACGAGGGTTTCATAAAGGACGAGGTGCGTCCCTTGCCCGCCAACGAGTTTCAGCGACAGGTGTGGCTGCTCTTCGAGTACCCGGAGAGCTCGGGTCCGGCCAGGGGCATCGCCATCGTCTCGGTGCTGGTCATTTTGATATCCATCGTCATCTTCTGCCTGGAAACGCTGCCCGAGTTCAGGGACGACAGGGACCCGACGACGGTCGCGCCGCTGGCGAACGCGACCCTCCCGTTCTTCAGCAGCCCTTTCTCCGACCCGTTCTTCGTGGTGGAGACCCTGTGCATCATCTGGTTCTCCTTCGAGCTGCTCGTGCGCTTCTTCGCGTGCCCCAGCAAAGCCACGTTCTCCAAGAACATCATGAACATCATCGACATCGTGGCCATCATACCCTACTTCATCACTTTGGGGACCGAGCTCGCGGAGAGGCAGGGCAACGGCCAGCAGGCGATGTCCTTGGCCATTCTTAGGGTCATCAGACTGGTGCGCGTGTTTCGGATTTTCAAACTCTCGCGGCACTCCAAAGGCCTCCAGATTCTGGGGCAGACGCTCAAAGCCAGCATGCGCGAGCTGGGCTTG includes these proteins:
- the LOC122329307 gene encoding potassium voltage-gated channel subfamily A member 3 is translated as MSARVLPPMRVIPQPSPNRWASVTRVWGSCLCLSGFRLGAVWMCDEHPRAVGGNSHVYKPQYACRGREDRIGSERTRGAELVEEARLPLPLRRSSCMDDHLSLLHSPPPSSSKRRGNNLVNHGYTEDIMTIVACDNMLEESAALPGHHSLERYEPDHECCERVVINISGLRFETQLKTLSQFPETLLGDPKKRMRYFDPLRNEYFFDRNRPSFDAILYYYQSGGRIRRPVNVPIDIFSEEIRFYELGEEAMEKFREDEGFIKDEVRPLPANEFQRQVWLLFEYPESSGPARGIAIVSVLVILISIVIFCLETLPEFRDDRDPTTVAPLANATLPFFSSPFSDPFFVVETLCIIWFSFELLVRFFACPSKATFSKNIMNIIDIVAIIPYFITLGTELAERQGNGQQAMSLAILRVIRLVRVFRIFKLSRHSKGLQILGQTLKASMRELGLLIFFLFIGVILFSSAVYFAEADDPDSGFNSIPDAFWWAVVTMTTVGYGDMHPVTIGGKIVGSLCAIAGVLTIALPVPVIVSNFNYFYHRETEGEEQAQYLHIGSCQPLSSSEELKKTRSTSSLSKSEYMVIEEGAFKQPNFPAQNNQNCVNIKKMFTDV